From one Lolium rigidum isolate FL_2022 chromosome 4, APGP_CSIRO_Lrig_0.1, whole genome shotgun sequence genomic stretch:
- the LOC124705956 gene encoding probable WRKY transcription factor 43, giving the protein MMSGMETAASGGGGGGSSSAGAGVSGGEQVTKERKAGGSRGRKATRPRFAFQTKSENDVLDDGYRWRKYGQKAVKNSAFPRSYYRCTHHTCNVKKQVQRLAKDTSIVVTTYEGVHNHPCEKLMEALSPILRQLQFLSQL; this is encoded by the exons ATGATGAGCGGCATGGAGACAGCCgctagtggcggcggcggcggcgggagcagtAGCGCAGGGGCCGGGGTAAGCGGCGGGGAGCAGGTGACCAAGGAGAGGAAGGCCGGCGGCTCGCGTGGGAGGAAGGCCACCCGGCCGCGGTTCGCGTTCCAGACCAAGAGCGAGAACGACGTGCTCGACGACGGCTACCGGTGGAGGAAGTACGGCCAGAAGGCCGTCAAGAACAGCGCCTTCCCAAG GAGCTACTACCGGTGCACACACCACACGTGCAACGTGAAGAAGCAAGTACAGCGGCTGGCCAAGGACACGAGCATCGTGGTGACCACGTACGAGGGCGTCCACAACCACCCCTGCGAGAAGCTCATGGAGGCCCTCAGCCCCATCCTCAGGCAGCTCCAGTTCCTCTCGCAGCTCTAA
- the LOC124649814 gene encoding 50S ribosomal protein L20-like: MNKGKIFKLAKGFRGRAKNCIRIARERVEKALQYSYRDRRNKKRDMRSLWIERINAGTRLHGVNYGNFMHGLVKENVQLNRKVLSELSMHEPYSFKALVDVSRTAFPGNRPPVKKEGLASIL, translated from the exons ATGAACAAGGGCAAGATTTTTAAGTTAGCCAAGGGTTTCAGAGGAAGGGCTAAAAACTGCATAAGAATAGCCAGGGAGCGTGTGGAAAAAGCATTGCAATATTCGTACAGGGATCGGCGCAACAAGAAAAGGGACATGCGATCTCTCTGGATTGAGCGAATCAACGCTGGCACACGGCTCCATGGG GTGAACTATGGCAACTTCATGCATGGACTGGTCAAGGAGAATGTCCAACTCAACAGGAAGGTGCTTTCAGAGCTGTCGATGCATGAGCCATACAGCTTCAAGGCTCTTGTTGATGTATCACGCACTGCGTTCCCCGGGAATAGGCCGCCTGTCAAGAAGGAAGGATTAGCTAGCATTCTATAA